CATTCAGCAATATCCAATCCCCTAGCAGATAATTCGTTGGTCACTAGAACTCTTATTTCACCATTCTTGAAACTTTTCAAAGTAGTTGATCTTCCAAGTTTTCCGAGATCTCCATGTAGCTCTGCCGCATTCATTCCACGAGCCTTTAGCTTGAAGACAACGTCCCTTAGTTGCTTTGTATGGTTCATGAAAACCATCACGAATTTGGCATCGAGTGCATGAACACAACGTCTTAACATATCGACCTTGTGCTGCAACCTCGAAGTACAATAGTAGTGTTTTAAAGATGGAGGTAGAGTATCAATGGCGGTCTGATTCTGCAAAGTTGTGTTCGAAGTCGGCCCAGAGGAAGGCCCTCTCGGATTTACAGGTCCCATGAGAGGAACTGAGTCAAGAGGGGCAACCTTGTTGGCCTTGACAAGAAGAGGGTCACACCCCCAGCTTTTAGCTGCTCTTACTACTGAGAATGGCACTGTTGCAGATACCATGACTAATTGACGCTCCACCCTTCTTGCTTGAGCATTTTCTGATCCTTGTGAGTTTGCACCTGATCTTCTTCCAACATGTTCCAATATGCGATGCATGTCTTCCcgaaaattaaatgaaagtaGTTCATCGACCTCGTCTAAGATCAAGAAGCTACAACCATGGGTGTGCAGCCTTCCTGATGCACTGATTTCAGCAATTCTTCCTGGTGTCCCAACAACAATGGcaggtttgtttttctttaaagcCTCCTCCTGTCTTGTTCGGTTCGCACCTCCAACAAGCTGCTGAACTACTTTCCGGTTTGCAGGTCCTAATATCTTCTCAAACTCCCTCACAATTTGCATTCCCAGCTCCCTTGATGGAGCTACAATAACAGCCTCtatctcctttttctttccagGTTCATCATTGTAATTGGAAGCTGTATTCTTAAACGGGCCTATTTCTGAAAGGATGGGAAGAATATATGCCAATGTTTTTCCAGAACCCGTGTAGGATTGAATGACGACATCATGGTTTTTCAAAATGGTCGGAATCGATGCAGATTGAATGTCAGTAGGAACTGTGAAGCCTTCA
This portion of the Cucurbita pepo subsp. pepo cultivar mu-cu-16 chromosome LG08, ASM280686v2, whole genome shotgun sequence genome encodes:
- the LOC111800523 gene encoding DEAD-box ATP-dependent RNA helicase 47, mitochondrial, translated to MNALIPSRLFVFAGESFCFQKLPRVYRSTWFHSGVFSLSKAELNQGPLTLASLGFKSEFQNTDKSKVNKVTELDSPRDVPKSRVKIVRNNEKKVVGVRKMVEAEMAPFSAKSFSELGLPALLIERLEIEGFTVPTDIQSASIPTILKNHDVVIQSYTGSGKTLAYILPILSEIGPFKNTASNYNDEPGKKKEIEAVIVAPSRELGMQIVREFEKILGPANRKVVQQLVGGANRTRQEEALKKNKPAIVVGTPGRIAEISASGRLHTHGCSFLILDEVDELLSFNFREDMHRILEHVGRRSGANSQGSENAQARRVERQLVMVSATVPFSVVRAAKSWGCDPLLVKANKVAPLDSVPLMGPVNPRGPSSGPTSNTTLQNQTAIDTLPPSLKHYYCTSRLQHKVDMLRRCVHALDAKFVMVFMNHTKQLRDVVFKLKARGMNAAELHGDLGKLGRSTTLKSFKNGEIRVLVTNELSARGLDIAECDLVVNLDLPTDSIHYAHRAGRTGRLGRMGTVVSICEEPEVFVVKKLQKQLGVPILACDFIEGKLVDKEKS